From Sulfitobacter pacificus, one genomic window encodes:
- a CDS encoding transcriptional regulator/antitoxin MazE, producing MIESKIRKVGNSAVMTLSTEMLALLDAKEGDTLYAVRTDDGGLKLMTEDPELQAALAAAETVMDENRDLLQALA from the coding sequence ATGATTGAATCCAAAATCCGTAAAGTCGGCAACTCTGCTGTCATGACGCTGAGCACCGAAATGCTTGCGCTGCTTGATGCCAAGGAAGGCGACACGCTCTATGCAGTGCGCACTGATGACGGCGGGCTGAAGCTGATGACTGAAGATCCCGAACTGCAGGCAGCACTTGCCGCAGCGGAGACAGTCATGGATGAGAACCGCGACCTGCTTCAGGCGCTTGCATGA